From a single Syngnathus scovelli strain Florida chromosome 2, RoL_Ssco_1.2, whole genome shotgun sequence genomic region:
- the cybb gene encoding cytochrome b-245 heavy chain, with protein sequence MGNLAANEGLSIFVILVWLAINAFLFVHFYMAFLVDKWFYTRVLLGHALSWARAPAACLNFNCMLILLPVCRNLLSVMRGSIQFCSRTAARQLDRNITFHKLVAYMIAFHTAVHIVAHLFNFEYFMDAQLNRNSSLLPFVLSEIGNGDNASFLNPIRSNETNPTIVMFTTIAGVTGVVITLALILIITSSMEVIRRSYFELFWYTHHLFVLFFIGLVFHGFGRIVRGQTATSLRTNNPLACADHFEDWGINETDCAIPEFAGNPPMTWKWIVGPMILYACERLVRLYRSHQKVVITKVVMHPSKTLELQMKRKGFHMEVGQYVFIQCPSVSRLEWHPFTLTSAPEEDYFSAHIRIVGDWTQALYEACGGDKTEPQEAWKLPKVAIDGPFGTASEDVFRYEVVVLVGAGIGVTPFASILKSVWYKRIQNKDVFTKKIYFYWLCPETQAFEWFADLLQSLESQMAAKSVTDFLSYNIYLTRWKEAEAAHFWVHHEAENDPITGLKQKTLYGKPNWDTEFTGIASKHPGTKVGVFLCGPPQLGKSLEKQCLSHSEADVKFIFNKENF encoded by the exons CTGGTTTGGCTTGCCATTAACGCCTTCCTCTTCGTCCATTTCTACATGGCCTTTCTGGTCGACAAATGGTTCTACACGCGTGTGCTCCTCGGG CACGCTTTGTCGTGGGCTCGAGCTCCGGCCGCCTGCCTCAACTTCAACTGCATGCTCATCCTGCTACCCGTCTGCAGGAACCTTCTCTCCGTCATGCGTGGCTCCATCCAG TTCTGCAGCCGCACAGCCGCTCGGCAGCTGGACCGGAACATCACTTTCCACAAGCTGGTGGCGTACATGATCGCTTTCCACACAG ccgtgCACATCGTGGCGCACTTGTTCAACTTTGAGTATTTCATGGACGCTCAGCTGAACCGCAACAGCAGCCTTCTGCCTTTCGTTCTGTCGGAAATCGGTAACGGAGACAACGCGTCCTTCCTCAATCCCATCAGGTCCAACGAAACG aaTCCAACCATCGTCATGTTCACCACCATCGCCGGTGTGACAGGCGTGGTCATCACGCTAGccctcatcctcatcatcacgTCTTCCATGGAGGTCATCCGCCGGTCCTACTTTGAGTTGTTCTGGTACACCCATCACCTTTTCGTCCTCTTCTTCATCGGACTGGTATTCCACGGCTTTGG GAGGATCGTGCGAGGTCAGACAGCTACCAGCCTGAGGACCAACAACCCGCTAGCATGTGCAGACCACTTTGAGGACTGGGGGATAAATGAAACAGACTGCGCCATTCCAGAATTTGCCGGAAACCCACCAATG ACCTGGAAGTGGATCGTGGGACCCATGATCTTATACGCGTGCGAGAGACTCGTCCGACTCTATCGATCCCACCAGAAAGTAGTCatcacaaag GTGGTGATGCATCCCTCGAAAACTTTGGAGCTTCAGATGAAGAGGAAAGGTTTCCACATGGAGGTGGGCCAGTACGTCTTCATCCAGTGCCCGTCTGTCTCCAGACTGGAATGGCATCCCTTCACCCTGACCTCAGCCCCCGAGGAGGACTACTTCAGCGCCCACATCCGAATTGTCGGAGACTGGACTCAGGCCTTGTACGAAGCCTGCGGAGGAGACAAAACCGAGCCTcaggaggcttggaaactgccaAA GGTGGCCATCGACGGGCCTTTCGGTACCGCCAGCGAGGACGTGTTTCGGTACGAGGTGGTGGTGCTGGTGGGGGCGGGAATCGGCGTCACGCCTTTTGCGTCCATCCTCAAGTCGGTGTGGTACAAACGGATCCAGAACAAAGATGTCTTCACCAAAAAG ATCTACTTCTACTGGCTTTGCCCCGAGACGCAGGCCTTCGAGTGGTTCGCCGACTTGCTTCAGTCGCTGGAGAGCCAGATGGCGGCAAAAAGCGTGACGGATTTCCTGAGCTACAACATCTACCTCACCCGCTGGAAGGAAGCAGAG GCGGCCCATTTCTGGGTACACCACGAGGCGGAGAATGACCCCATCACAGGCCTTAAGCAGAAAACTCTTTACGGAAAACCCAACTGGGACACAGAGTTCACCGGAATTGCATCTAAGCATCCTGG AACTAAAGTCGGAGTGTTCCTTTGCGGGCCACCACAGTTGGGCAAGTCGCTGGAGAAACAGTGTTTGTCACACTCGGAAGCTGACGTCAAGTTTATCTTTAACAAAGAAAACT